A window of Cellulomonas fimi contains these coding sequences:
- a CDS encoding VOC family protein produces the protein MSASVGARVVWATIFLDLPGDRFSDGVAFWQAVTATHLSTPRGPDGEFATLLPPDGDAFLRVQRFDDGPRVHLDLHVDDVPAAAADAAGLGATELYREEHVVLASPGGFVFCVVPDGGERRRPAPVDGPRGGRARVDQLCLDIPAPLVERERAFWSALTGWAVAGDTARELVPLARPDGMPVRLLLQRLGDDDGRTHVTGHVDVAAAGPDRDVVVAEHVDLGARVVERFARWTVMRDPAGVLYCLTGRSPDTGLAPGGLVDPPDIAARHPRRRV, from the coding sequence ATGAGCGCGTCGGTCGGTGCACGTGTCGTGTGGGCGACGATCTTCCTCGACCTGCCCGGAGACCGGTTCTCCGACGGGGTCGCGTTCTGGCAGGCGGTGACCGCGACGCACCTGTCCACGCCGCGCGGGCCGGACGGCGAGTTCGCCACGCTGCTGCCGCCCGACGGCGACGCGTTCCTGCGCGTGCAGCGGTTCGACGACGGGCCGCGGGTGCACCTCGACCTGCACGTCGACGACGTGCCCGCGGCAGCCGCCGACGCCGCCGGGCTGGGCGCGACGGAGCTGTACCGCGAGGAGCACGTCGTGCTCGCCTCGCCCGGCGGGTTCGTGTTCTGCGTCGTGCCGGACGGCGGGGAGCGTCGACGGCCCGCGCCCGTCGACGGACCGCGCGGCGGGCGGGCGCGCGTCGACCAGCTCTGCCTCGACATCCCCGCGCCGCTCGTCGAGCGCGAGCGCGCCTTCTGGTCCGCGCTGACCGGCTGGGCCGTCGCGGGCGACACGGCGCGCGAGCTCGTCCCGCTCGCCCGGCCCGACGGGATGCCCGTGCGGCTGCTGCTCCAGCGGCTCGGCGACGACGACGGCCGGACGCACGTCACCGGGCACGTCGACGTCGCCGCGGCCGGGCCGGACCGGGACGTCGTCGTCGCGGAGCACGTCGACCTCGGCGCGCGGGTCGTCGAACGCTTCGCGCGGTGGACCGTCATGCGGGACCCCGCGGGCGTCCTCTACTGCCTCACGGGCCGCTCCCCCGACACCGGCCTGGCACCCGGCGGGCTCGTGGATCCACCCGACATCGCCGCCCGACACCCCCGGCGGCGTGTGTAG
- a CDS encoding PEP/pyruvate-binding domain-containing protein has protein sequence MTSTFLLGAADSPGVDIVGGKGHGLLVCARLGLPVPPGFVIGTDAWQAWSGTRTDGTARPGARLPDEVSAAVAAGLAHVEAETGRTLGGDRPLVVSVRSGSAVSMPGMLSTVLDVGLTTDATAALAAETGDEQFAGDCRRRLREGWATVDRHGAPPDDASAQVEQAVAAVLDSWGAPRARTYRLLHGIPDDAGTAVVVQAMVFGNRDARSGSAVVQSRDPLTGAPGPVGDALVRHQGADVVDGTSAVRPVTDLAAVAPDAWADLRAALDVLERRYRDAVEVEVTVESGRLWLLQVRRATLSGRAAVRVAVDLVDEGLLDRGEAVRRVTAAHLRQARVPHLDPAHPHDVVTRGTPASPGVAAGRVALTSAAAVRLAVDGPVLLVRPETSPEDLPGFRAAVGVLTARGGASSHAAVVARSLGLPAVVGAADVEVDVACGVVRVGRRTVTEGDLLAADGSTGLVVAGTPRVVTGGADDALRRLLDWVDEATAEEPAEEDG, from the coding sequence GTGACCTCGACGTTCCTCCTCGGTGCCGCCGACTCCCCCGGCGTGGACATCGTCGGGGGCAAGGGCCACGGTCTGCTGGTGTGCGCGCGGCTCGGGCTGCCCGTCCCGCCGGGGTTCGTCATCGGGACGGACGCGTGGCAGGCGTGGAGCGGCACGAGGACGGACGGCACCGCCAGGCCGGGGGCACGCCTGCCGGACGAGGTGAGCGCGGCCGTCGCGGCAGGGCTCGCGCACGTCGAGGCCGAGACCGGGCGCACGCTCGGCGGCGACCGCCCGCTCGTCGTCTCCGTCCGGTCGGGCTCCGCCGTCTCGATGCCCGGCATGCTCTCGACCGTGCTCGACGTCGGGCTGACCACGGACGCGACGGCCGCGCTGGCCGCGGAGACGGGCGACGAGCAGTTCGCCGGTGACTGCCGTCGGCGCCTCCGGGAGGGGTGGGCGACGGTCGACCGGCACGGCGCACCGCCGGACGACGCCTCCGCGCAGGTGGAGCAGGCGGTCGCGGCGGTGCTCGACTCCTGGGGTGCGCCGCGCGCCCGGACGTACCGGCTGCTGCACGGCATCCCCGACGACGCCGGGACCGCGGTCGTCGTGCAGGCGATGGTGTTCGGCAACCGTGACGCCCGCAGCGGCTCGGCCGTCGTGCAGAGCCGCGACCCGCTGACGGGAGCGCCGGGACCGGTGGGGGACGCGCTCGTGCGGCACCAGGGTGCGGACGTCGTCGACGGGACGTCCGCGGTGCGGCCGGTGACCGACCTGGCCGCCGTCGCCCCGGACGCGTGGGCCGACCTGCGCGCGGCGCTCGACGTGCTCGAACGCCGGTACCGGGACGCGGTCGAGGTCGAGGTCACCGTGGAGTCCGGCCGCCTCTGGCTGCTGCAGGTCCGTCGCGCGACCCTGAGCGGGCGGGCCGCGGTGAGGGTTGCGGTCGACCTGGTCGACGAGGGCCTGCTCGACCGCGGCGAGGCGGTGCGTCGGGTGACCGCCGCGCACCTCCGGCAGGCGCGCGTCCCGCACCTCGACCCCGCGCACCCGCACGACGTCGTGACGCGAGGGACACCCGCGAGCCCGGGGGTCGCCGCCGGTCGCGTCGCCCTGACGTCCGCTGCGGCCGTGCGTCTGGCTGTCGACGGGCCTGTGCTCCTGGTGCGACCGGAGACCTCGCCCGAGGACCTGCCCGGGTTCCGCGCGGCGGTCGGCGTGCTCACCGCGCGCGGCGGGGCGTCCAGCCACGCCGCGGTCGTCGCGCGCTCGCTGGGCCTCCCCGCCGTGGTCGGGGCGGCCGACGTGGAGGTCGACGTCGCGTGCGGGGTCGTCCGTGTCGGTCGCCGGACGGTCACGGAGGGCGACCTGCTGGCCGCCGACGGGTCGACCGGCCTCGTGGTGGCCGGGACACCGCGGGTGGTCACGGGAGGTGCCGACGACGCGCTGCGACGACTGCTGGACTGGGTGGACGAGGCGACGGCCGAGGAGCCGGCGGAGGAGGACGGATGA
- a CDS encoding MMPL family transporter, with protein sequence MAELLYRLGRASARHARAVVAGWFAVLVAVGVAYVAFGGTLASAFTIPDTPTAEVTDQLQRELPSAAGGTGTVVVSTEDGSPFTDEQKAAITDRIEEARDVEGVRDVVDPFATQADLEAQRQQLDDGRAQMEQGRAQLDAGQEQLDAGRAQLDAAQQQLDAGRAQLEAAAQQAAGAGPVAQAQVAAQQAQLDAQQAQLDAQLAVVAEQQATIDAGRAELEAQEPQLEAGSTLLDMAAEIRLVSADGSAVVVPVSFTEASMNLADATKDGLVGTFDEPIDGVQVDYSSEISGGVPELLGVGEVIGVVVAGVVLVVMLGTFLAAGLPILQALLGVGIGALGAMSLSGVVDMVSVTPILGVMLGLAVGIDYALFIVNRHRRQLKQGYDVQESIGLANGTSGNAVVFAGATVLIALLALNITGIPFLGLMGTVGAFSVLVAVLIAVTMTPALLSMMGTRVLNRRERAAFAAAGSGTGDVVVAAPTKPLRSMTTWKAVLSALLSVGALVIVALPATELRLGLPDGSSEPHDSTQYRAYSTIDERFGEGQNGTLVVVATLPEAPAEGQETVEQARIGSAIFEQDDVVAVAPIGSSEDGTTVAFQVVPAEGPTSESTEELVHALRDLSVDGVESIGVAGQASGNIDVSDTLAASLPTYLAVVVGLSLLILIVVFRSIFVPVVATLGFILSFFAALGGVVAIYQWGWLSGVFGVETPGPVLNFLPTVLVGILFGLAMDYQLFLGSGMREAYAHGAPARIAVVQGLRAGRAVVTAAAIIMISVFGGFVFSHSAMIRPIGFALAFGVLVDAFVVRMVLIPALMHLVGDKAWWIPRWLDRLLPDVDVEGAALERRHPHEHETHLAPEPSPTP encoded by the coding sequence ATGGCTGAGCTCCTGTACCGCCTCGGGCGTGCCTCGGCGCGCCACGCGCGCGCCGTCGTCGCCGGCTGGTTCGCCGTCCTCGTCGCCGTGGGCGTCGCCTACGTCGCCTTCGGCGGCACGCTCGCGAGCGCGTTCACGATCCCCGACACCCCGACCGCCGAGGTCACCGACCAGCTCCAGCGCGAGCTCCCGTCGGCCGCGGGCGGGACGGGCACGGTCGTCGTCTCGACCGAGGACGGGTCCCCGTTCACCGACGAGCAGAAGGCCGCCATCACCGACCGGATCGAGGAGGCGCGCGACGTCGAGGGCGTCCGCGACGTCGTCGACCCCTTCGCGACGCAGGCCGACCTCGAGGCGCAGCGCCAGCAGCTCGACGACGGCCGCGCGCAGATGGAGCAGGGGCGCGCGCAGCTCGACGCGGGCCAGGAGCAGCTCGACGCCGGCCGGGCCCAGCTCGACGCCGCGCAGCAGCAGCTCGACGCGGGCCGTGCCCAGCTCGAGGCCGCCGCGCAGCAGGCCGCGGGCGCCGGTCCGGTCGCGCAGGCGCAGGTCGCGGCGCAGCAGGCCCAGCTCGACGCGCAGCAGGCGCAGCTCGACGCGCAGCTCGCCGTCGTGGCCGAGCAGCAGGCCACGATCGACGCGGGCCGCGCGGAGCTCGAGGCGCAGGAGCCGCAGCTCGAGGCCGGCTCGACGCTGCTCGACATGGCCGCCGAGATCCGCCTCGTGTCCGCCGACGGCAGCGCGGTCGTCGTGCCGGTGTCCTTCACCGAGGCGTCCATGAACCTGGCCGACGCGACGAAGGACGGCCTCGTCGGGACGTTCGACGAGCCGATCGACGGCGTGCAGGTCGACTACTCGTCCGAGATCTCCGGCGGCGTGCCCGAGCTGCTCGGCGTCGGCGAGGTCATCGGCGTCGTCGTCGCGGGCGTCGTGCTCGTCGTCATGCTCGGCACGTTCCTCGCCGCGGGCCTGCCGATCCTCCAGGCCCTGCTGGGCGTCGGCATCGGCGCGCTCGGCGCGATGTCCCTGTCGGGCGTCGTCGACATGGTGTCGGTGACCCCGATCCTCGGCGTCATGCTCGGCCTCGCCGTCGGCATCGACTACGCGCTGTTCATCGTCAACCGGCACCGCCGCCAGCTCAAGCAGGGCTACGACGTGCAGGAGTCCATCGGGCTCGCCAACGGCACGTCGGGCAACGCCGTCGTCTTCGCGGGCGCCACCGTGCTCATCGCGCTGCTCGCGCTCAACATCACCGGCATCCCGTTCCTCGGCCTCATGGGCACCGTCGGCGCGTTCTCCGTGCTCGTCGCGGTCCTCATCGCCGTGACGATGACGCCCGCGCTGCTGTCGATGATGGGCACGCGCGTCCTCAACCGCCGCGAGCGCGCCGCCTTCGCCGCCGCCGGCTCGGGCACGGGCGACGTCGTCGTGGCCGCACCGACCAAGCCCCTGCGGTCCATGACGACGTGGAAGGCCGTGCTGAGCGCACTCCTCAGCGTCGGCGCCCTCGTGATCGTCGCGCTCCCCGCGACCGAGCTGCGGCTGGGCCTGCCCGACGGCTCGTCCGAGCCGCACGACTCCACGCAGTACCGCGCCTACTCGACGATCGACGAGCGGTTCGGCGAGGGCCAGAACGGCACGCTCGTCGTCGTCGCGACGCTCCCCGAGGCGCCCGCCGAGGGACAGGAGACCGTCGAGCAGGCCCGGATCGGCTCGGCGATCTTCGAGCAGGACGACGTCGTCGCGGTCGCGCCGATCGGGTCGTCCGAGGACGGCACGACGGTCGCGTTCCAGGTCGTGCCCGCCGAGGGTCCGACGAGCGAGTCGACCGAGGAGCTCGTGCACGCGCTGCGCGACCTGTCGGTCGACGGCGTCGAGTCGATCGGCGTCGCAGGCCAGGCCAGCGGCAACATCGACGTCTCCGACACGCTCGCCGCGTCGCTGCCGACCTACCTCGCGGTCGTCGTCGGCCTGTCGCTGCTCATCCTCATCGTGGTCTTCCGGTCGATCTTCGTGCCGGTCGTCGCGACGCTCGGGTTCATCCTGTCCTTCTTCGCCGCGCTCGGCGGCGTCGTCGCGATCTACCAGTGGGGCTGGTTGTCCGGCGTCTTCGGCGTCGAGACGCCCGGCCCGGTGCTGAACTTCCTGCCCACGGTCCTCGTCGGCATCCTGTTCGGCCTCGCGATGGACTACCAGCTGTTCCTCGGGTCCGGCATGCGCGAGGCGTACGCGCACGGCGCGCCCGCGCGGATCGCGGTCGTGCAGGGCCTGCGGGCAGGGCGGGCCGTCGTCACCGCCGCCGCGATCATCATGATCTCCGTCTTCGGCGGGTTCGTGTTCTCGCACTCGGCGATGATCCGGCCCATCGGGTTCGCGCTCGCGTTCGGCGTGCTCGTCGACGCGTTCGTCGTGCGCATGGTGCTGATCCCCGCGCTCATGCACCTCGTCGGCGACAAGGCGTGGTGGATCCCGAGGTGGCTCGACCGCCTCCTGCCCGACGTCGACGTCGAGGGCGCCGCCCTGGAGCGCCGCCACCCGCACGAGCACGAGACCCACCTCGCCCCGGAGCCGTCGCCCACCCCCTGA
- a CDS encoding transcriptional regulator — translation MPEPAATDADLLVLHALRCVGHAGLARVADAAGLPEDETESLLIDLALDGLVVRDGGPSGTWGLTDAGRVADADRVAAELDAAGARDTVTSVFDDFLALNPEVLDLCSAWQVRTVDGLTVPNDHADQAYDDRVLAAFVDLDGRAALVLHALAGALPRFGRYRVRLADALARAQRGARQHLTDTTDSYHAVWFQLHEDLLVTLGRPRW, via the coding sequence GTGCCGGAACCTGCCGCGACCGACGCCGACCTGCTCGTCCTGCACGCGCTGCGGTGCGTCGGCCACGCGGGCCTCGCGCGCGTCGCGGACGCCGCCGGTCTCCCGGAGGACGAGACCGAGTCGCTGCTCATCGACCTGGCGCTCGACGGGCTCGTCGTGCGCGACGGCGGTCCCTCGGGCACGTGGGGGCTGACGGACGCCGGTCGGGTCGCGGACGCCGACCGTGTCGCCGCCGAGCTCGACGCCGCGGGCGCCCGCGACACGGTCACGTCGGTCTTCGACGACTTCCTCGCCCTCAACCCCGAGGTGCTGGACCTGTGCTCGGCCTGGCAGGTCCGGACGGTCGACGGCCTGACCGTGCCCAACGACCACGCGGACCAGGCGTACGACGACCGGGTGCTCGCCGCGTTCGTCGACCTCGACGGTCGGGCGGCCCTGGTGCTGCACGCGCTCGCGGGTGCCCTGCCGCGGTTCGGCCGGTACCGCGTCCGCCTGGCCGACGCCCTGGCGCGTGCGCAGCGCGGTGCCCGGCAGCACCTCACGGACACGACCGACTCGTACCACGCGGTGTGGTTCCAGCTCCACGAGGACCTGCTCGTCACCCTGGGCCGCCCGCGCTGGTGA
- a CDS encoding GNAT family N-acetyltransferase, producing MTRRTLPGTGATARRTLPGAVPTGRRTPPVPGRLSRGPVTASAGVPTARRVATLAPWQPSDAEALVAAVAESPDLVLQLGGGAVPTVEAARDLIATQLVASQDPTWAFAVRVDGRAVGHVALAHVEHGHGTAWVSYWLTASERGRGLATRAVASVARFAFDDLGLFRLELGHRVNNPASCKVAAGAGFAAEGVERAKLRYGDERFDVETHARLASDPDPGVALLTLHAG from the coding sequence ATGACCCGCCGCACGCTGCCGGGCACCGGCGCGACCGCTCGCCGCACGCTGCCGGGGGCCGTACCGACGGGCCGGCGCACGCCTCCCGTGCCCGGTCGTCTCTCCCGCGGGCCGGTCACCGCGTCCGCCGGTGTGCCGACCGCGCGGCGCGTCGCGACGCTCGCGCCGTGGCAGCCGTCGGACGCCGAGGCGCTCGTCGCCGCGGTCGCGGAGAGCCCGGACCTGGTCCTGCAGCTCGGCGGGGGTGCGGTGCCGACCGTCGAGGCCGCGCGCGACCTCATCGCCACACAGCTCGTCGCGTCGCAGGACCCGACGTGGGCGTTCGCTGTGCGCGTCGACGGGCGCGCGGTCGGCCACGTGGCGCTCGCGCACGTCGAGCACGGGCACGGCACGGCGTGGGTGTCGTACTGGCTGACGGCGAGCGAGCGGGGTCGCGGGCTCGCGACGCGGGCGGTCGCGTCGGTCGCGCGGTTCGCGTTCGACGACCTCGGGCTGTTCCGGCTGGAGCTCGGCCACCGGGTGAACAACCCGGCGTCCTGCAAGGTCGCGGCGGGTGCGGGGTTCGCGGCGGAGGGCGTCGAGCGCGCGAAGCTCCGGTACGGCGACGAGCGGTTCGACGTGGAGACGCACGCGCGCCTCGCGTCCGACCCCGACCCGGGTGTGGCGCTCCTCACGCTGCACGCGGGGTGA
- a CDS encoding HAD-IA family hydrolase, with the protein MSSPLTVPSDVWVVECRGVLFDVDGTLVDSADAIRSAWRWLAETIGIAPEPIVAASVAARAQDLVDGFVPSDLRERALDLSREAGLAAAASVVALPGARELVAALPSGAWGCVTSGRSQIVTTRLRAAGLPVPDVFVTSEDVTRGKPDPEPYVRGAAVLGLDPADCLAFEDTTDGVASARAAGMPVVAVVGTFAPDALVDAGATALAHDLRRVSVERVDDVLRVAAR; encoded by the coding sequence ATGTCCTCCCCGCTCACCGTGCCGTCCGACGTCTGGGTCGTCGAGTGCCGTGGCGTGCTGTTCGACGTCGACGGCACGCTCGTGGACTCGGCGGACGCGATCCGCAGCGCGTGGCGGTGGCTCGCGGAGACGATCGGGATCGCCCCGGAGCCGATCGTCGCGGCGTCGGTCGCGGCGCGTGCGCAGGACCTCGTCGACGGGTTCGTGCCGTCGGACCTGCGCGAGCGGGCGCTCGACCTCTCGCGCGAGGCCGGGCTGGCCGCCGCGGCGTCGGTCGTCGCGCTGCCCGGTGCCCGCGAGCTCGTCGCCGCGCTCCCGTCGGGCGCGTGGGGGTGCGTGACCTCGGGTCGCAGCCAGATCGTGACGACGCGGCTGCGCGCCGCGGGGCTGCCCGTGCCCGACGTGTTCGTCACGTCGGAGGACGTGACGCGCGGCAAGCCCGACCCCGAGCCGTACGTGCGCGGCGCCGCGGTGCTCGGCCTCGACCCGGCGGACTGCCTCGCGTTCGAGGACACGACCGACGGTGTCGCGTCCGCGCGCGCGGCGGGGATGCCGGTCGTCGCGGTCGTCGGGACGTTCGCCCCGGACGCGCTGGTCGACGCCGGCGCGACCGCGCTCGCGCACGACCTGCGCCGCGTCTCCGTCGAGCGCGTCGACGACGTCCTCCGGGTGGCGGCCCGATGA
- a CDS encoding TetR/AcrR family transcriptional regulator produces MTTGRRAALRERHHRAIVDAAAALMRETGGTSFSVDELAQRADVSRRTVFNHFESLDEIVITVCGDILGTVVDSFESHATTDADATMFDELAHALRATDLVTPIAYLTRVLGKTTDDELTPRHAALIGRAFTEVSGRMSAELLRRHPDADELDVRLLVGSLMSGALVVHGYWHQATGGADDDRSRQVWADLVERLLAAARTGYGAATGPAAPAARTGTPTGVPAPTSH; encoded by the coding sequence GTGACCACCGGACGACGCGCCGCGCTGCGAGAGCGGCACCACCGCGCGATCGTCGACGCCGCCGCCGCCCTCATGCGCGAGACCGGCGGCACGTCGTTCAGCGTGGACGAGCTCGCGCAGCGCGCCGACGTGTCCCGGCGCACGGTGTTCAACCACTTCGAGTCGCTCGACGAGATCGTCATCACCGTGTGCGGCGACATCCTCGGCACGGTCGTCGACAGCTTCGAGTCGCACGCCACGACCGACGCGGACGCGACGATGTTCGACGAGCTCGCGCACGCCCTGCGCGCCACCGACCTCGTCACGCCCATCGCCTACCTCACGCGCGTGCTCGGCAAGACCACCGACGACGAGCTCACCCCCCGGCACGCCGCGCTCATCGGCCGCGCGTTCACCGAGGTCAGCGGCCGCATGTCGGCCGAGCTGCTGCGCCGCCACCCCGACGCCGACGAGCTCGACGTGCGCCTGCTCGTCGGCTCGCTCATGAGCGGCGCGCTCGTCGTGCACGGCTACTGGCACCAGGCCACCGGCGGCGCGGACGACGACCGCTCACGCCAGGTCTGGGCCGACCTCGTCGAACGCCTCCTCGCCGCCGCCCGCACGGGCTACGGCGCGGCGACCGGACCGGCCGCACCCGCGGCCCGGACCGGCACCCCCACCGGCGTCCCCGCGCCGACCTCGCACTGA
- a CDS encoding amidohydrolase, giving the protein MHLVVSNVRPWGAEPSDVVVTDGSVSAVVPAGTATVPERAVRVDGRGLLALPGFVNAHAHVDKSWWGQPWVSYGGEATTQGRIAHERAERDRYGIPSVASTTAVLRELLRHGTTATRTHVDVDLGVGLRGIEHVRTAAVELGGAVDVEVVAFPQDGVVRRPGVLRLLDEAAAAGATHVGGLDPAGIDRDPVQQLDGLFEIAERRGVGVDVHLHDRGDLGAFQVELIVERTRRAGLHGRVTVSHGFALGELPAARQEDLLDELRDAGIGWATVAPVGTAPLPWRGMRERGIPVGLGTDGIRDLWSPFGDGDLLRIALGFARLHGLRTDDDLTDAVRLATSSAAGFVGRDLHDLVVGAPGDLVLVDAENVPDALVRVPPRALVVSRGRVVARDGVALV; this is encoded by the coding sequence ATGCACCTCGTCGTGAGCAACGTCCGTCCCTGGGGAGCCGAGCCGTCCGACGTGGTGGTGACCGACGGCAGCGTGAGCGCCGTCGTCCCGGCGGGCACCGCGACCGTGCCTGAGAGGGCTGTGCGCGTGGACGGGCGCGGGCTGCTCGCGCTGCCCGGGTTCGTCAACGCGCACGCGCACGTCGACAAGTCGTGGTGGGGCCAGCCGTGGGTGTCGTACGGCGGCGAGGCGACGACGCAGGGCCGCATCGCGCACGAGCGCGCCGAGCGCGACCGGTACGGCATCCCGTCCGTCGCGTCGACGACCGCCGTGCTGCGTGAGCTCCTCCGGCACGGGACGACCGCCACGCGCACGCACGTCGACGTGGACCTCGGCGTCGGGCTGCGCGGGATCGAGCACGTCCGCACGGCCGCCGTGGAGCTGGGCGGTGCCGTCGACGTCGAGGTCGTGGCCTTCCCGCAGGACGGCGTGGTCCGCCGCCCGGGCGTGCTCCGGCTGCTCGACGAGGCCGCCGCCGCGGGTGCGACGCACGTCGGCGGTCTCGACCCCGCCGGGATCGACCGCGACCCGGTGCAGCAGCTCGACGGGCTCTTCGAGATCGCCGAGCGGCGCGGAGTGGGCGTCGACGTGCACCTGCACGACCGCGGCGACCTCGGCGCGTTCCAGGTCGAGCTCATCGTCGAGCGCACGCGCCGCGCCGGCCTGCACGGCAGGGTCACCGTGTCGCACGGTTTCGCGCTCGGAGAGCTCCCCGCCGCACGTCAGGAGGACCTGCTCGACGAGCTCCGCGACGCCGGGATCGGCTGGGCGACCGTCGCACCGGTCGGCACCGCACCCCTGCCGTGGCGCGGCATGCGCGAGCGCGGCATCCCCGTCGGGCTCGGCACCGACGGCATCCGCGACCTGTGGTCGCCGTTCGGCGACGGCGACCTCCTGCGGATCGCGCTCGGGTTCGCGCGCCTGCACGGGCTGCGCACCGACGACGACCTCACGGACGCGGTCCGGCTCGCGACCTCGTCCGCGGCGGGGTTCGTCGGGCGCGACCTGCACGACCTCGTCGTCGGTGCGCCCGGCGACCTCGTCCTGGTCGACGCCGAGAACGTGCCCGACGCGCTCGTCCGCGTCCCGCCGCGCGCGCTCGTCGTGTCGCGCGGCCGCGTCGTCGCCCGCGACGGCGTCGCCCTCGTGTGA
- a CDS encoding lipase maturation factor family protein: MEWFDAEGYTVARAAVQRGVAAVYVVAFVAVLRQFRPLLGEHGLLPVPSFVARVPWRSSPSLLRRYSDRRLVALGWVGLVVAVALAAGLPQAGPWWVPMLAFLVLWVLYLSVVNVGQVFYGFGWESLLLEAGFLVAFLGSDDVAPPVTVLALLWWLVFRLELGAGLIKWRGDPAWRDLTALYYHHETQPMPGPLSRLFHLLPRPLHRVEVAANHVAQLVVPWFLLVPGRVAAVAAAVVVVTQLWLVLSGNFAWLNWLTIVLALSAIDDASWAAVLRPFGVDVAGPARAADPPVAFVVVVLAVSALCVVLSWWPLRNLVSRHQRMNASFNVWHLVNAYGAFGTITRQRTEVAVEGTRDAEPGPGAHWEEYGFHGKPGDVRRLPRQFAPYHLRLDWGMWFLALGSSAQLRWFVPFLVRLLEADRPTLRLLRHDPFDGERPRWVRARTYRYRYARPDERRATGARWVREDTGVMIDALDLATIARRH, encoded by the coding sequence GTGGAGTGGTTCGACGCCGAGGGCTACACCGTGGCGCGCGCGGCCGTGCAGCGCGGGGTCGCCGCCGTGTACGTCGTCGCGTTCGTCGCGGTCCTGCGCCAGTTCCGGCCGCTGCTCGGCGAGCACGGGCTCCTGCCGGTGCCGTCGTTCGTGGCGCGCGTGCCGTGGCGGTCGTCGCCGAGCCTGCTGCGCCGGTACTCCGACCGGCGGCTGGTCGCGCTCGGCTGGGTCGGGCTGGTCGTCGCCGTCGCGCTCGCCGCAGGGCTGCCGCAGGCCGGCCCGTGGTGGGTCCCGATGCTCGCGTTCCTCGTGCTCTGGGTGCTGTACCTGTCGGTCGTCAACGTCGGGCAGGTCTTCTACGGGTTCGGCTGGGAGTCGCTGCTGCTCGAGGCCGGGTTCCTCGTCGCGTTCCTCGGGTCCGACGACGTCGCGCCACCCGTCACCGTGCTCGCGCTGCTGTGGTGGCTGGTGTTCCGGCTGGAGCTGGGCGCGGGGCTCATCAAGTGGCGCGGCGACCCCGCGTGGCGCGACCTCACCGCGCTCTACTACCACCACGAGACGCAGCCGATGCCCGGCCCGCTCAGCCGCCTGTTCCACCTGCTCCCCCGCCCGCTGCACCGCGTCGAGGTCGCCGCGAACCACGTCGCGCAGCTCGTCGTGCCGTGGTTCCTGCTGGTCCCCGGGCGGGTCGCGGCGGTCGCGGCGGCGGTCGTCGTCGTGACGCAGCTCTGGCTCGTGCTGTCGGGCAACTTCGCGTGGCTCAACTGGCTGACGATCGTGCTCGCGCTGTCCGCGATCGACGACGCGTCGTGGGCGGCGGTGCTGCGGCCGTTCGGCGTCGACGTCGCCGGCCCCGCCCGCGCCGCGGACCCGCCGGTCGCCTTCGTCGTCGTGGTGCTCGCCGTGTCCGCGCTGTGCGTCGTGCTGTCCTGGTGGCCGCTGCGGAACCTCGTCTCGCGGCACCAGCGCATGAACGCGTCGTTCAACGTCTGGCACCTGGTCAACGCCTACGGCGCGTTCGGCACGATCACCCGGCAGCGCACCGAGGTCGCCGTCGAGGGCACGCGCGACGCCGAACCCGGCCCGGGCGCGCACTGGGAGGAGTACGGGTTCCACGGGAAGCCCGGCGACGTCCGCCGGCTGCCGCGCCAGTTCGCGCCCTACCACCTGCGGCTCGACTGGGGCATGTGGTTCCTCGCGCTCGGCTCGTCCGCGCAGCTGCGCTGGTTCGTGCCGTTCCTCGTCCGGCTCCTGGAGGCCGACCGCCCCACGCTGCGGCTCCTGCGGCACGACCCGTTCGACGGTGAGCGCCCCCGCTGGGTCCGCGCGCGCACCTACCGCTACCGGTACGCCCGTCCTGACGAGCGCCGCGCGACCGGCGCGCGCTGGGTCCGCGAGGACACGGGCGTCATGATCGACGCGCTCGACCTCGCGACGATCGCCCGCCGCCACTGA